From Danaus plexippus chromosome 11, MEX_DaPlex, whole genome shotgun sequence, the proteins below share one genomic window:
- the LOC116766030 gene encoding cuticle protein 8-like, with amino-acid sequence MFSKIIVIYAMVAASNAGLLHHAPAVSHNYINHEVQGHYAVHAAPSYHGSQISPIHTSIVHPAPAVHAAPVAYTASVHAAPAAYASPAHSAPVSHAAPVAHGASSAHEDDHYVGEFAHPKYGYSYSVEDPHTGDHKSQHETRDGDVVKGEYSLLQPDGSFRKVTYTADHHNGFNAVVHNTPPVIHHH; translated from the exons ATGTTCTCCAAA ATCATCGTCATCTATGCTATGGTGGCAGCAAGCAATGCAGGTCTCCTGCATCATGCACCAGCAGTGtctcataattatattaaccatGAAGTCCAGGGACATTACGCTGTCCATGCAGCTCCCTCATATCATGGGTCCCAGATTTCTCCAATTCATACATCAATTGTCCACCCAGCTCCAGCTGTTCATGCAGCGCCCGTTGCTTATACAGCCTCTGTACACGCTGCCCCAGCAGCTTATGCCTCACCTGCTCACTCAGCCCCTGTCTCCCATGCTGCTCCAGTTGCTCATGGGGCATCCAGTGCTCACGAAGATGACCACTACGTAGGAGAATTC GCTCATCCCAAATATGGCTACTCTTACTCCGTCGAGGATCCCCATACTGGTGACCACAAGTCCCAGCACGAGACTCGTGATGGCGATGTCGTAAAGGGCGAGTACTCTCTTCTTCAACCTGACGGTTCCTTCCGAAAAGTCACCTACACCGCTGACCACCACAATGG ATTCAACGCTGTGGTTCACAACACTCCACCCGTCATCCATCATCATTGA
- the LOC116766023 gene encoding uncharacterized protein LOC116766023 translates to MVLKVVLFCCIIEICSAIRIDPNEGAGRELMNERRWQMVTLYPSHNQQLFKYNTNTYPKYKFEYSVSDKKTGDHKHHHEFRDGHRVQGGYSLIEPDGSLRTVEYNADDYNGFNAVVSRGFHRHGGHAFSTFDHTRHFHPIRSEMKIKHFLPSSNYLFDKPQNKGNIEIKPVSEKNPNQNLPEKKALDKEVEEELEDLSKMTTFDPIENENSFTTAASVMEIPTTESDKTIESTSTVKNDDIDSVNHMITEMPVVEVASTSNEKAAVETEKLKTQEDSEAASSRFYSKFYYVGF, encoded by the exons ATGGTTTTAAAG GTGGTATTATTTTGTTGCATCATTGAAATATGTTCAGCAATCCGAATAGACCCGAATGAAGGAGCAGGAAGAGAATTAATGAATGAAAGAAGATGGCAAATGGTGACCCTATATCCGTCGCATAATCaacaattattcaaatataataccaat acATATCCTAAATATAAGTTCGAATATTCTGTGTCTGATAAAAAAACTGGTGACCACAAACATCACCATGAATTCCGAGATGGTCACAGAGTGCAAGGAGGCTATAGTCTTATTGAACCTGACGGTTCTTTGAGGACAGTTGAGTATAATGCTGACGACTACAATGG TTTCAATGCTGTTGTAAGCAGAGGTTTCCATCGCCATGGTGGACATGCATTCTCTACGTTTGATCATACAAGACATTTTCATCCCATAAGaagtgaaatgaaaataaaacacttccTCCCAAGTAGCAATTATCtttttgataaaccacaaaacaaaggtaatattgaaataaaaccagTAAGTGAGAAAAATCCGAACCAAAATTTACCGGAAAAAAAAGCTTTAGATAAGGAAGTTGAGGAGGAATTAGAAGATCTAAGTAAAATGACGACTTTTGATCCAATTGAAAACGAGAATTCATTTACCACCGCAGCCTCTGTAATGGAAATACCAACAACGGAATCTGACAAAACAATTGAATCTACTTCGACGGTCAAGAATGACGATATTGATTCTGTTAATCATATGATCACAGAGATGCCGGTTGTTGAAGTTGCATCCACTTCTAATGAAAAAGCCGCAGTTGaaacagaaaaattaaaaactcaagAAGATTCCGAAGCAGCATCGTCACGTTTTTATTCTAAGTTCTACTACGTAGGGTTTTAA